The segment GTGGAGCACGCGCAGACCGATTCACGCACGCATCATCCATTCGTCGATGCGATCCGCACCCGCTCGTACATCGTGGCGCCCGTCATCGTCGGTGAGGAGGCGGTCGCGCTGATCCATGCCGATCACGGTGCGAATCGGCACCCCGTCTCCGAGGCCGACCACGACATCGTGCGGCACTTCGCCGATCTGCTCGGACTCGCGCTCGAATCCATCGCGCTCGATGCACGGATCGCCGCGGAGCGCGAGCAAGTCCGCTCGGCGCTGGCGCGCGCCGAGTCCGTCCTGAGTCAGCAGGGCACCCCCTCACTGAGCGTCGTGCTGAACGCCCGTACGCCGGCACCGCACGCGCTCCAGCCGGCGTCCCATCCGTGGGGGCTCTCGGATCGCGAGGCCGAGGTTCTCGCACTGATGGCCGAAGGGCTGACGAACCGCGGCATCGCCGATCGTCTCTTCCTCTCGGAGAGCACCGTCAAGTCCCACGTCAAGCAAATCTTCAGGAAGCAGGGAGCCAGCACGCGATCGGAGTCCATCGCGCACGCATGGCGTCACACTAGATGGCAGGAACTGCGGGCATCGTGACAGGAAGGCAAGGGATTCGCCTCGCATCAGGAGAATCGACCGATCGGGGCGGCGAGACCTCCGGCCTGCTCGCCCGGATCGGCGCGATCGTCATCGCATGGGAGAGCGAGACTGGCTCATCGATTACGCTTCCGGATCTGCGCGGCGGCATCGTCCTCGACGCCGCCGAGGCCGTCGCAGAGCTCACCGATCGGACCATGTCGCGGCTGGCCGGGGAGAGCTCGGAGGATGCGCGCGGTCGGCTGACGCGTATCCTCGGAGAGCTCCAGCGGGTGTCGTTTGACTTGCAGTTGCACGCCATGAACGTCCTATCGGTCCGTCTCAGCGGCGCCTCCCGTGCACTCGCCACCCTGCGGGCCGGTAACGGAATCGGCGACCCGCTCGAGAGGGTCTGCGCCGAGCTCGTCCGCCAGTGCGGGTTCGGCCGCGCGGTGCTCTCCCGCGTGAGCGGCGCCGTCTGGAAGCCTTGGATCGCGGACTCTACTGCGAAGGACGAGCTCGCGAAGTGGTTCCCCGGCTGGGTGGGATCGGCCATCGCCATCGATGTGCGCGCGCCCGAGCACCAGCTGCTGACGACTCGTCAGCCGGTGCTCGTGCTCGATACCGAGGCAGCCCCCGTTCATCGGCCGATCATCGTGGACTCCGGCCATTCGCGCTCGTACGTCGTCGCGCCGCTGGTGTCCAGGGGGGCGGTCGTCGGTTTCCTGCACGCGGACCATCTCATGCCGGGCGCGCGGGTGACCGAGGCCGACCGCGACGTGCTGTGGGCGTTCGCGAGCGGCGTGGGCTTCCTCAGCGAGCGATCCGCCTTGCAGGAAGCGCTCCGGCAGCAGCGACAGCAGACGCGGGACATCCTCATCGACGCGGCGGAGAGCATCATGGCGTTCACCGAGCTGAGCGCCGCCGGCGACGCTGCACATGCCCCACTCGACGCTGTGCGTGTCATAGGCGAACGGACTGGGCTCGACGAGCTCACCAGACGCGAGGCGGAGGTGCTGCGGCTTATGGCTGACGGGCTAACGAATGCGGCGATCGCCGACCGCCTCGTCATCGCGCCGGACACGATCAAGTCGCATGTCAAGCACATCCTCCGCAAGCTCGGCACGAGCAATCGATCCCAGGC is part of the Arthrobacter ramosus genome and harbors:
- a CDS encoding LuxR C-terminal-related transcriptional regulator, encoding MSTTKYELRTGRPAPNPFSDPGQYNADPAEVRPARLGDVHDAISRLRDLGSVDDALAAAARTFAPAGHFARVLLSRIEGSLWVPRHWHSSELEHEQERGLESLLAALRVPLCSTMVETQVVRRRTSQLVEHAQTDSRTHHPFVDAIRTRSYIVAPVIVGEEAVALIHADHGANRHPVSEADHDIVRHFADLLGLALESIALDARIAAEREQVRSALARAESVLSQQGTPSLSVVLNARTPAPHALQPASHPWGLSDREAEVLALMAEGLTNRGIADRLFLSESTVKSHVKQIFRKQGASTRSESIAHAWRHTRWQELRAS
- a CDS encoding LuxR C-terminal-related transcriptional regulator, producing the protein MAGTAGIVTGRQGIRLASGESTDRGGETSGLLARIGAIVIAWESETGSSITLPDLRGGIVLDAAEAVAELTDRTMSRLAGESSEDARGRLTRILGELQRVSFDLQLHAMNVLSVRLSGASRALATLRAGNGIGDPLERVCAELVRQCGFGRAVLSRVSGAVWKPWIADSTAKDELAKWFPGWVGSAIAIDVRAPEHQLLTTRQPVLVLDTEAAPVHRPIIVDSGHSRSYVVAPLVSRGAVVGFLHADHLMPGARVTEADRDVLWAFASGVGFLSERSALQEALRQQRQQTRDILIDAAESIMAFTELSAAGDAAHAPLDAVRVIGERTGLDELTRREAEVLRLMADGLTNAAIADRLVIAPDTIKSHVKHILRKLGTSNRSQAVARYLSA